The following coding sequences are from one Thermodesulfobacteriota bacterium window:
- a CDS encoding alpha/beta hydrolase-fold protein, producing MNIEYHRGWSRSLGQDMELKVYGQGGKPVIVFPCQGGRFYEYEDFGMVEACRPFIDAGMITLFTLDSIDHESWCNDSVPAAGRARRHNDYDRYVVEEAVPFLRGLMPRSGGILATGCSMGAFHAVNFFFRHPDVFDAVIALSGLYSAAHFLGDCPDPAAYFNSPLAYLPNLTDPWYLERIRKGRIVVCAGQGAWEEETLADTRALQAVLAAKEVPAWFDYWGHDVSHDWPWWRLQMPYFLGHMNL from the coding sequence ATGAACATCGAATACCACCGCGGATGGAGCCGCAGCCTCGGACAGGACATGGAGCTGAAGGTGTACGGGCAGGGCGGAAAGCCGGTGATCGTGTTCCCCTGCCAGGGAGGCCGCTTCTACGAATACGAGGATTTCGGGATGGTCGAGGCGTGCCGCCCCTTCATCGACGCCGGCATGATCACGCTGTTCACGCTGGACAGCATCGACCACGAGTCCTGGTGCAACGATTCCGTTCCCGCCGCCGGGCGGGCGCGGCGGCACAACGACTACGACCGGTATGTAGTGGAGGAGGCGGTCCCGTTCCTCCGCGGACTGATGCCGCGCTCCGGCGGGATCCTCGCCACGGGGTGCAGCATGGGCGCGTTCCACGCCGTGAACTTCTTCTTCCGCCACCCCGACGTCTTCGACGCCGTGATCGCGCTGTCGGGGCTTTATTCCGCCGCGCATTTCCTGGGCGATTGCCCGGACCCCGCCGCCTACTTCAACTCCCCGCTCGCCTACCTGCCGAATCTGACGGACCCGTGGTACCTGGAGAGGATCCGCAAGGGACGGATCGTGGTCTGCGCGGGGCAGGGCGCGTGGGAGGAGGAAACGCTGGCGGACACCCGGGCGCTTCAGGCGGTCCTTGCCGCGAAGGAGGTCCCCGCCTGGTTCGACTACTGGGGGCACGACGTCAGCCACGACTGGCCGTGGTGGCGCCTCCAGATGCCGTATTTCCTGGGGCACATGAACCTGTAG
- the rpsA gene encoding 30S ribosomal protein S1: MDSDKDRPDTPEPDTPEEESFADLFDKSFVAPTRYEPGQKVVARVIKVTPEWIFLDLGRKGEGILAAKELADESGNVQVKEGDTLASYFVSSDGSEMRFTTRVTGGSAGAAHLEDAWRTGIPVDGLVVKEIKGGFEVRLPGSVRAFCPRSQMGSARSRDAAEAAGRKLPFRITQYDEKGRNIVVSNRVLVEEEERRKREESMATLAEGMVVRGKITSIRDFGAFVDIGPIEGLLPVSEIGWERVEDIREVLSPGQEVEVAIAKLDWPNKRFTFSLKKTLADPWEAAAQRFPAGSRHVGKVARLTAFGAFVSLGGGIDGLLHISRLGGGKRIKSPSEVVSVGQEVEVKVESVDAAQRRVALSLAGAEGERESPDGEAEDYRKYIERPTDAPAVGALGEALRAKMERKKKK, translated from the coding sequence ATGGATTCGGACAAGGACAGGCCGGATACGCCGGAACCGGATACGCCGGAAGAAGAGAGCTTCGCGGATCTTTTCGACAAGAGCTTCGTGGCCCCGACGCGGTACGAGCCGGGGCAGAAGGTCGTCGCGCGGGTCATCAAGGTGACCCCCGAGTGGATCTTCCTCGATCTCGGACGGAAGGGTGAGGGGATCCTCGCGGCGAAAGAGCTCGCGGACGAATCCGGGAACGTCCAGGTGAAGGAGGGCGACACGCTGGCGTCGTACTTCGTTTCCTCCGACGGCAGCGAGATGCGGTTCACGACGCGCGTGACGGGCGGCTCGGCAGGCGCCGCGCACCTCGAGGATGCGTGGCGGACCGGCATCCCCGTGGACGGCCTGGTGGTGAAGGAGATCAAGGGCGGGTTCGAGGTCCGGCTCCCGGGAAGCGTCCGGGCGTTCTGCCCCCGCTCGCAGATGGGGTCGGCGCGGAGCCGGGACGCCGCGGAGGCGGCCGGAAGGAAGCTGCCGTTCCGGATCACCCAATACGACGAGAAGGGGCGCAACATCGTCGTCTCCAACCGCGTGCTCGTCGAGGAGGAGGAGCGGCGGAAGCGGGAGGAGTCGATGGCCACGCTCGCGGAAGGGATGGTGGTCCGGGGGAAGATCACCTCCATCCGGGATTTCGGCGCGTTCGTCGACATCGGTCCCATCGAAGGATTGCTCCCCGTTTCCGAGATCGGGTGGGAGCGGGTAGAGGACATCCGGGAGGTCCTCTCGCCGGGGCAGGAAGTCGAGGTGGCGATCGCGAAGCTCGACTGGCCCAACAAGCGGTTCACGTTCAGCCTGAAGAAGACGCTTGCGGACCCGTGGGAGGCCGCGGCGCAGCGCTTCCCGGCGGGCTCGCGCCATGTCGGGAAGGTGGCGCGCCTCACGGCGTTCGGCGCGTTCGTCTCCCTGGGCGGCGGGATCGACGGGCTTCTGCACATCTCCCGTCTGGGAGGCGGGAAGCGGATCAAGTCGCCCTCCGAGGTCGTCTCCGTGGGGCAGGAGGTCGAGGTCAAGGTGGAGTCGGTGGACGCGGCGCAGCGGCGCGTCGCGCTGTCGCTCGCCGGGGCGGAAGGAGAGCGGGAATCGCCCGATGGCGAGGCGGAGGACTACCGGAAATACATCGAGCGGCCGACAGACGCGCCGGCCGTCGGAGCCCTCGGCGAGGCGCTCCGGGCGAAGATGGAGCGGAAAAAGAAGAAGTAG
- a CDS encoding ATP-grasp domain-containing protein, with protein MNFVYLSPHFPPNYRLFCIRLREEGVNVLGLADAPHESLPPDLRDALTEYYRADSMESYDSLLRALGHFTHRHGKIDRIDSLNEHWLETEARLRTDFNVPGIREDGIGRVKRKSSMKEVYRSAGVRVARGAVVRTPEEARRLVAETGYPVVAKPDIGVGAFATFRIDDDARLAAFFAAKPPADYIVEEFVRGRIFSFDGLADRDGEIVFHTAHAYSKGIMETVNEDDHVYYYSLREIPADLEEAGRRTVRAFDVRERFFHLEFFRDERDGGITALEVNMRPPGGLTTDMFNYANDIDIYREWARLVAHGRFTASWSRPYHCAYVGRKTSKRYAVPHEELLRELSPLVCHHERIDSVFRAAIGDYGYLLRSAELDEILSAANRIHRTE; from the coding sequence ATGAACTTCGTCTACCTGTCGCCCCATTTCCCGCCGAACTACCGCCTTTTCTGCATCCGCCTCCGGGAGGAGGGGGTGAACGTCCTCGGGCTGGCCGACGCGCCGCACGAATCGCTGCCGCCGGACCTTCGGGACGCGCTGACGGAATATTACCGCGCGGACAGCATGGAATCGTACGATTCCCTCCTGCGCGCCTTGGGGCACTTCACCCACCGGCACGGGAAGATCGACCGGATCGATTCCCTGAACGAGCACTGGCTGGAGACCGAGGCGCGGCTGCGCACGGACTTCAACGTACCGGGGATCCGGGAGGACGGGATCGGCCGCGTCAAAAGAAAATCCTCCATGAAGGAGGTCTACCGCTCCGCGGGGGTGCGGGTCGCCCGGGGCGCCGTGGTCCGCACGCCGGAGGAGGCGCGGCGGCTGGTTGCGGAGACCGGGTATCCCGTGGTCGCCAAGCCGGACATCGGCGTGGGGGCGTTCGCGACGTTCCGCATCGACGACGACGCGCGCCTCGCCGCCTTCTTCGCCGCGAAGCCGCCGGCGGACTACATCGTGGAGGAGTTCGTCCGGGGGAGGATCTTCTCCTTCGACGGGCTGGCGGACCGCGACGGGGAGATCGTCTTCCACACGGCCCACGCATACAGCAAGGGGATCATGGAAACGGTGAACGAGGACGACCACGTCTACTACTACTCGCTCCGGGAGATCCCGGCCGACCTGGAGGAGGCGGGGCGCCGCACCGTGCGGGCGTTCGACGTCCGGGAGCGCTTCTTCCACCTGGAGTTCTTCCGGGACGAGCGCGACGGGGGGATCACGGCGCTGGAGGTGAACATGCGCCCGCCGGGAGGGCTGACGACGGACATGTTCAACTACGCCAACGACATCGACATCTACCGGGAATGGGCGCGCCTGGTCGCGCACGGCCGCTTCACGGCGTCCTGGAGCCGCCCGTACCACTGCGCCTACGTGGGGCGGAAGACGTCGAAGCGGTACGCCGTCCCGCACGAGGAGCTCCTGCGGGAGCTGAGCCCCCTCGTCTGCCACCACGAGCGGATCGATTCCGTCTTCCGCGCCGCGATCGGCGACTACGGCTACCTGCTCCGCTCCGCGGAGCTCGACGAGATCCTTTCGGCCGCCAACCGCATCCATCGGACCGAGTGA
- a CDS encoding YtxH domain-containing protein, protein MGESDGKVMAGALLVLTGVVLGAGAALLLAPQSGEDTRRDISRSAKKARRMVEGAAEDFAETVSGMVDSIEESSEELLSRGKGLAKESREAVLEAIEEGQKRLARQREKLAGLLE, encoded by the coding sequence ATGGGCGAAAGCGACGGCAAGGTGATGGCGGGCGCGCTGCTGGTGCTTACGGGAGTGGTCCTGGGAGCGGGGGCCGCGCTCCTGCTTGCGCCCCAGTCGGGGGAGGATACCCGGCGCGACATATCCCGCAGCGCGAAGAAGGCCCGGCGCATGGTCGAGGGCGCCGCGGAGGATTTCGCCGAGACCGTCTCCGGAATGGTCGATTCCATCGAGGAGAGCTCGGAAGAGCTCCTCTCCCGCGGGAAGGGGCTGGCGAAGGAATCGCGGGAAGCCGTGCTGGAAGCGATCGAGGAAGGGCAGAAGCGGCTGGCGCGCCAGCGGGAGAAGCTGGCCGGCCTCCTGGAGTAG